The following are from one region of the Littorina saxatilis isolate snail1 linkage group LG4, US_GU_Lsax_2.0, whole genome shotgun sequence genome:
- the LOC138963844 gene encoding uncharacterized protein → MFRTFTGNGFPLQTKMASQDVKDRLRSMPPKVCLPPTPPAVPVARVASTASAKKKKKKLREKLKVCLTSQFERWGALRGQVFAKTPHLLKPHNRSKADTELSRILMDAYERTQEAALTDPQPGCSTWDIESRAVQRPDFAKQPPQKTSTPGQLLQQAKVSTTPDLSSVPSSSKPCYQQIQEAALTDPQPGCSTWDIESRAVQRPDFAKQPPQKTSTPGQLLQQAKVSTTPDLSSVPSSSKPCTPLSGVEPFEEEPELEIEKTDQPAKEGKGMRSKRQNIDRSFVNPLNITVEFSDLTCDGDLDGDDSDFDVDDIELESQDASFFLTMDVDEKYAKEADEVAFEEVAYGQQEDEETGDADTAEEVELGPGITRIATADQCQDICNSTLCLAFVHQLKALAAVSIRKCSTAGCEHVPAVKEGFTGSALYLRWECVKGHVSHTWCAQPTLPNKIHCGDFLVSTCILLSGNNYAKLALWAKVLNLPFPGATFHQAVQKHYVVQAVKDTWKDHQRAIFDSLAEQNLVVLGDGRNDSPGHCAQYCSYTLMEAETTKILSVQCVDKRETQRKSTNMERVGFKRALDEVVLEGERVDTTVDEVVTDAHVGIAADMKAIGKKHSLDVWHVAKNIGKKLAKIAAGSKGRKLQKWIPSIVNHFWFCCQKADTKTKFMGMWRGVLQHVCNIHSWDAGAWCCDHEDLGGEREDGRAWLDPQEDRALVKQLASVVLDQTLIQKAELVITNRSTCPLEVFHQHLLMYAGKRFAYTPPVYEARILLAAMDHNTHAGRPLATSKDGRKKYHRCFNKKTGRWSVFPVKVPKTYHHIPALKLRIMEMRLQDPLPLHRKKPLAQEDPRRLSTHLAATSPPPTSELVAQKKSRFT, encoded by the exons ATGTTTAGAACATTTACCGGAAACGGATTTCCCctacaaacaaagatggcttCTCAAGATGTGAAAGATCGTCTTCGATCTATGCCTCCAAAAGTATGTTTGCCTCCTACACCACCTGCTGTGCCTGTTGCCAGAGTTGCAAGCACGGCTTCggccaagaaaaaaaagaaaaagctgaGGGAGAAATTGAAAGTTTGTTTGACCAGCCAATTCGAACGATGGGGGGCCCTCCGAGGACAGGTGTTTGCCAAGACACCTCATTTGTTGAAACCTCACAACAGATCAAAAGCAGACACGGAACTTTCTAGAATCCTCATGGACGC gTACGAACGAACTCAAGAGGCCGCATTGACTGACCCTCAACCAGGATGTTCTACTTGGGATATTGAAAGCAG AGCTGTGCAGAGACCAGACTTTGCTAAACAGCCTCCGCAGAAAACTTCCACCCCAGGGCAGCTCCTGCAGCAAGCAAAAGTCAGCACCACCCCCGACCTCTCCTCTGTCCCTAGTTCGTCCAAGCCGTG ctATCAACAGATTCAAGAGGCCGCATTGACTGACCCTCAACCAGGATGTTCTACTTGGGATATTGAAAGCAG AGCTGTGCAGAGACCAGACTTTGCTAAACAGCCTCCGCAGAAAACTTCCACCCCAGGGCAGCTCCTGCAGCAAGCGAAAGTCAGCACCACCCCCGACCTCTCCTCTGTCCCTAGTTCGTCCAAGCCGtg tACACCTTTATCAGGTGTGGAGCCATTCGAGGAGGAGCCAGAACTTGAGATTGAAAA GACTGATCAGCCTGCCAAAGAAGGGAAAGGGATGAGGTCAAAACG GCAGAACATTGACCGCTCCTTTGTCAACCCTCTCAA CATCACTGTTGAATTCAGTGATTTAACCTGTGATGGTGATTTAGATGGTGATGACAGCGACTTTGATGTCGATGATATCGAGCTGGAATCTCAAGACGCCAGTTTTTTTCTCACCATGGATGT GGATGAAAAGTATGCCAAGGAGGCAGACGAGGTGGCCTTTGAGGAGGTGGCGTACGGCCAGCAGGAGGACGAAGAGACAGGTGATGCTGACACTGCGGAGGAGGTGGAGTTAGGACCAGGCATCACCAGGATAGCCACAGCAGACCAGTGCCAGGACATTTGCAACAGCACACTGTGCCTAGCATTTGTCCACCAACTAAAGGCACTGGCTGCTGTGAGCATCAGGAAATGCTCCACTGCTGGGTGTGAGCATGTTCCTGCCGTGAAGGAGGGCTTCACAGGCTCAGCACTGTACCTCAGATGG gaatgtgtgaAAGGCCATGTGAGCCACACATGGTGTGCCCAGCCCACCCTGCCCAACAAAATTCACTGTGGTGATTTTCTAGTCAGCACATGTATCCTCCTAAGTGGAAATAATTATGCCAAGCTGGCGTTGTGGGCGAAGGTGCTGAACCTGCCCTTTCCTGGTGCTACCTTCCACCAGGCTGTCCAGAAACATTATGTGGTGCAG GCTGTGAAGGACACATGGAAGGACCACCAACGAGCCATCTTCGACTCATTGGCAGAGCAAAATTTGGTTGTTCTGG gagaTGGACGCAATGATTCACCAG GTCATTGCGCACAGTACTGCAGCTACACTCTTATGGAGGCTGAGACCACAAAGATTCTCTCTGTCCAGTGTGTGGACAAACGGGAAACACAGCGAAAATCCACGAACATGGAAAGGGTTGGATTTAAGAGGGCACTGGATGAGGTAGTGCTTGAAGGTGAACGGGTGGACACCACTGTTGATGAGGTCGTCACTGATGCCCATGTGGGAATAGCTGCAGATATGA agGCGATCGGAAAAAAACATTCCCTTGATGTGTGGCATGTTGCCAAAAATATTGGCAAGAAGCTAGCCAAG ATTGCTGCAGGCAGTAAAGGTCGCAAGCTGCAAAAGTGGATCCCTTCGATAGTGAACCACTTTTGGTTCTGCTGCCAGAAGGCTGACACCAAGACAAAGTTCATG GGTATGTGGCGAGGAGTTTTGCAACATGTTTGCAACATACATTCTTGGGATGCTGGTGCCTGGTGCTGCGACCATGAAGACCTGGGCGGGGAAAGGGAGGATGGGAGGGCCTGGCTTGATCCTCAGGAAGACCGTGCCCTAGTGAAACAGCTCGCCTCTGTGGTCTTAGACCAGACTCTGATCCAGAAAGCAGAGTTGGTCATCACAAACAG GAGCACATGCCCCCTGGAGGTGTTTCACCAACATTTGTTGATGTATGCGGGCAAAAGGTTTGCGTACACACCTCCGGTTTATGAAGCCAGGATTCTGTTGGCAGCCATGGACCACAACACTCATGCTGGTCGACCCTTGGCGACTTCAAAGGATGGCAGAAAGAA GTATCACAGATGCTTCAATAAGAAAACCGGCCGCTGGTCGGTATTCCCTGTGAAGGTCCCAAAGACCTACCACCACATTCCAGCCCTGAAGCTGCGAATCATGGAGATGAGACTACAAGACCCGTTGCCACTGCACAGGAAAAAACCTCTGGCACAAGAGGACCCAAGGAGACTGTCAACACACCTGGCAGCAACCTCCCCACCTCCAACTAGTGAACTTGTTGCACAGAAAAAATCTCGTTTTACCTGA
- the LOC138963847 gene encoding uncharacterized protein, with the protein MSSPSTSRSDHETDSPAPHRGKGRRRGRGGGRGGGQPQEQDQTSRSDHETDSPAPHRGRGRRRGRGGGRGGGQPQEQDQTSPTGDHDTCTVDSPAPHRGRGRGRGRGRGRGRGRGGGQPQEQDQTCSTSNERGGDRGRGRRRGGRGATAQQRGSSSGRGRGGRGRWDVAGIPTAQQHRNNLQTQIQQLDIAQLRQLALDLAVAQPGLVFDMLADQSSVPTPAPSPDHAAWPDWCVCRHCRHMPTPAERICCQRRTQCISRMPEMNIILHPFVLHLSRRQRVDILVFAEEGGEAASNRHAAYRQFVFWQHGRLGAGNRRAIPSCCVWAIRDTYPSPNNVYTGYIPARLQ; encoded by the exons ATGTCGTCGCCATCG ACAAGCCGGAGTGATCATGAAACAGACTCACCTGCACCCCACAGAGGGAAAGGAAGGAggagaggaaggggagggggaagaggaggtgGTCAGCCTCAAGAACAAGATCAG ACAAGCCGGAGTGATCATGAAACAGACTCACCTGCACCccacagagggagagggaggaggagaggaaggggagggggaagaggaggtgGTCAGCCTCAAGAACAAGATCAG ACAAGCCCGACGGGTGATCATGACACGTGCACAGTAGACTCACCCGCACCTCACAGggggagaggaagaggaagggggagaggaagaggaaggggaagaggaagaggaggtggTCAGCCTCAAGAACAAGATCAG ACATGTTCCACAAGTAACGAAAGAGGAGGAGACAGGGGGAGAGGAAGGAGGAGAGGAGGACGAGGGGCGACAGCACAGCAGCGGGGCTCTTCAAGTGGCAGGGGGAGAGGTGGTCGAGGGAGGTGGGATGTGGCCGGCATCCCCACTGCGCAGCAGCACAGGAATAACTTGCAG ACTCAGATCCAACAGCTGGATATTGCACAACTGCGACAACTGGCCCTCGACCTGGCTGTTGCACAACCAGGTCTTGTTTTTGACATGCTTG CCGATCAGTCGTCTGTGCCAACACCTGCACCATCACCAGACCATGCAGCCTGGCCGGACTGGTGTGTGTGCCGACATTGTCGGCACATGCCCACACCTGCAGAACGGATCTGCTGCCAGCGCCGCACTCAGTGCATATCAAGAATGCCT GAGATGAACATCATTTTACATCCGTTCGTGCTACACCTGAGCAGGAGGCAGCGGGTGGACATTTTGGTGTTTGCGGAAGAGGGAGGCGAAGCCGCCTCCAATCGCCATGCTGCCTATCGCCAGTTTGTTTTCTGGCAGCATGGTCGTTTGGGGGCTGGTAACAGGAGGGCTATCCCTTCATGTTGTGTGTGGGCCATTCGGGATACTTACCCCAGTCCCAACAATGTTTATACAGGATACATTCCAGCGCGCTTGCAGTAG
- the LOC138963849 gene encoding B-cell receptor-associated protein 31-like isoform X1, translated as MTLQWTFVAACLYAEIFIITLLLLPFISPTTWQKVFRSKFLAMIKSYANIYFTVFIAILLLLFLESIREVRKYSEPMEAEDLKHHPEAETLYHMKLFRAQRNLYIAGFALFLQFVVRRLVVLIATEATLMAECQASKRQAESATTAAQKMLDEKDNSKNDNKDTKAKEKGDNLANRDAEELSKTHEQLEQTKEDLYHAKLEFAAMKKQAESVNEEYDRLLEEHTKLQKKVSVLEGSGAGTEDKKDN; from the exons ATGACGCTGCAGTGGACGTTCGTGGCAGCATGTCTCTACGCGGAGATCTTCATcatcactcttcttcttctgccctTCATCTCTCCCACCAC GTGGCAGAAGGTCTTTCGGTCCAAATTCTTGGCAATGATAAAGAGCTATGCCAACATCTATTTCACCGTCTTCATCGCCATTCTCTTGCTCCTCTTCCTCG AATCCATTCGAGAGGTTCGTAAATATTCTGAGCCAATGGAGGCGGAGGACCTGAAACACCACCCGGAGGCGGAGACCCTGTACCACATGAAGCTGTTCCGGGCTCAGCGCAACCTATACATCGCAGGCTTCGCACTCTTCCTCCAGTT CGTGGTGCGGAGACTAGTGGTGTTGATTGCGACGGAGGCTACGCTGATGGCAGAGTGTCAGGCTTCCAAACGACAGGCAGAGAGCGCAACCACTGCCGCACAGAAAATGCTGGACGAGAAAGACAACTCCAAGAATGAT AACAAGGATACCAAAGCGAAGGAGAAGGGAGATAACTTGGCCAACAGGGACGCTGAGGAACTTAGCAAAACACATGAACAGTTGGAGCAAACCAAAGaag ATTTGTACCACGCCAAGCTGGAGTTTGCGGCGATGAAGAAGCAGGCCGAGTCAGTCAATGAGGAGTATGACAGACTGTTGGAAGAGCACACCAAACTCCAG AAAAAGGTGTCAGTTCTGGAAGGTTCCGGAGCAGGTACTGAGGACAAGAAAGATAACTGA
- the LOC138963849 gene encoding B-cell receptor-associated protein 31-like isoform X2, translating into MTLQWTFVAACLYAEIFIITLLLLPFISPTTWQKVFRSKFLAMIKSYANIYFTVFIAILLLLFLESIREVRKYSEPMEAEDLKHHPEAETLYHMKLFRAQRNLYIAGFALFLQFVVRRLVVLIATEATLMAECQASKRQAESATTAAQKMLDEKDNSKNDNKDTKAKEKGDNLANRDAEELSKTHEQLEQTKEDLYHAKLEFAAMKKQAESVNEEYDRLLEEHTKLQKKVSVL; encoded by the exons ATGACGCTGCAGTGGACGTTCGTGGCAGCATGTCTCTACGCGGAGATCTTCATcatcactcttcttcttctgccctTCATCTCTCCCACCAC GTGGCAGAAGGTCTTTCGGTCCAAATTCTTGGCAATGATAAAGAGCTATGCCAACATCTATTTCACCGTCTTCATCGCCATTCTCTTGCTCCTCTTCCTCG AATCCATTCGAGAGGTTCGTAAATATTCTGAGCCAATGGAGGCGGAGGACCTGAAACACCACCCGGAGGCGGAGACCCTGTACCACATGAAGCTGTTCCGGGCTCAGCGCAACCTATACATCGCAGGCTTCGCACTCTTCCTCCAGTT CGTGGTGCGGAGACTAGTGGTGTTGATTGCGACGGAGGCTACGCTGATGGCAGAGTGTCAGGCTTCCAAACGACAGGCAGAGAGCGCAACCACTGCCGCACAGAAAATGCTGGACGAGAAAGACAACTCCAAGAATGAT AACAAGGATACCAAAGCGAAGGAGAAGGGAGATAACTTGGCCAACAGGGACGCTGAGGAACTTAGCAAAACACATGAACAGTTGGAGCAAACCAAAGaag ATTTGTACCACGCCAAGCTGGAGTTTGCGGCGATGAAGAAGCAGGCCGAGTCAGTCAATGAGGAGTATGACAGACTGTTGGAAGAGCACACCAAACTCCAG AAAAAGGTGTCAGTTCTGTAA